In Chiloscyllium plagiosum isolate BGI_BamShark_2017 chromosome 26, ASM401019v2, whole genome shotgun sequence, one genomic interval encodes:
- the LOC122563066 gene encoding vesicle transport protein GOT1B-like isoform X2, which produces MISLTDTQRIGVGLIGFGVFFLLMGILLYFDRVLLGFGNILFVSGLPFITGLQNTFRFFIQRQKLKGSSFFLAGILLVLLRWPLLGMLCESYGCFLLFKGALPIVSELLSKIPILSLIFTLPGLSTMLKRFSEGGSLK; this is translated from the exons atgatCTCTTTAACTGACACGCAGA GGATTGGAGTGGGACTGATAGGATTCGGAGTTTTTTTCCTTCTGATGGGCATCCTCTTATATTTTGACAGAGTGCTACTTGGATTTGGAAAT ATTCTCTTTGTGTCTGGCCTTCCCTTCATCACTGGGCTGCAGAATACATTCCGATTCTTCATCCAAAGGCAGAAGTTGAAAGGTTCAAGTTTTTTCCTGGCTGGAATTCTGTTGGTGCTCCTGCGATGGCCGCTGCTTGGAATGCTCTGTGAAAGCTACGGATGTTTTCTACTTTTCAA GGGCGCACTTCCAATTGTTTCGGAATTACTCTCCAAGATTCCCATCCTGAGTCTCATCTTTACACTCCCTGGACTCAGCACG